A single region of the Glycine max cultivar Williams 82 chromosome 20, Glycine_max_v4.0, whole genome shotgun sequence genome encodes:
- the LOC102662240 gene encoding AT-hook motif nuclear-localized protein 16-like yields the protein MSTPSNICHHQSVFHGPNFKIVSRPNGSKNKPKPTSLSVGQPIELSVKLVTINIVLGRDVMEKILDVARRDHVSLTILNASGMIKNVIVCNLPQGAPTLLIGPLTLLSLITFYLYNNQYTLHLGATPPPPFSFSIKLCTSHGQVFDGLIGGSIIVGDNVSLMQEIYGFGIDRMYHGRKAMDGYTLVYEPVKLSWFKIIE from the exons ATGTCCACCCCCTCCAACATTTGCCATCACCAGTCGGTCTTTCATGGCCCCAATTTCAAAATAGTGAGCAGGCCAAACGGCTCTAAGAACAAGCCCAAGCCCACCTCCCTCTCAGTTGGCCAACCCATTGAACTGTCTGTGAAACTTGTCACGATCAACATTGTTTTGGGTAGGGATGTCATGGAGAAAATCCTTGACGTTGCTCGTCGTGACCATGTTAGCCTCACCATTCTCAATGCCTCTGGCATGATAAAAAACGTAATTGTTTGCAACCTACCACAAGGTGCCCCTACCTTGCTCATTGGGCCCTTGACCTTGCTCTCCCTCATTACCTTCTACTTATACAACAACCAATACACCCTTCACCTAGGAGCCACCCCTCCCCCTCCATTTTCTTTCAGTATCAAGCTTTGCACATCTCATGGACAAGTCTTCGATGGACTTATTGGTGGTAGCATAATTGTTGGTGACAATGTCAGCCTCATG CAAGAAATATATGGCTTTGGGATCGACCGCATGTACCATGGAAGGAAGGCAATGGATGGTTACACTTTGGTGTATGAACCAGTGAAACTTTCCTGGTTTAAGATTATAGAGTGA
- the LOC102662371 gene encoding AT-hook motif nuclear-localized protein 17 gives MEVTLHNSSHGAGALPLCGPFTLLSLNGSYLYNNHYTLHPGATLVPPLSFGISFSTSQGQVFGGAIGGRVIAGNDVSLSICTFKNPVMYKYASRDKEKNEGNNNNNNNYNNNSKDFIGSSELLGFNMISCGVRGW, from the coding sequence ATGGAAGTAACCCTCCATAACTCTTCGCATGGTGCTGGTGCCCTCCCACTTTGCGGGCCCTTCACCTTGCTCTCCCTGAACGGCTCCTACTTATACAACAACCACTACACCCTTCATCCTGGAGCCACCCTTGTCCCTCCCTTATCCTTTGGGATTAGCTTTTCCACCTCTCAAGGGCAAGTCTTTGGCGGTGCCATTGGCGGTAGAGTCATTGCCGGTAATGATGTCAGCCTTTCAATTTGCACCTTCAAGAACCCTGTGATGTACAAGTATGCCTCTAGAGACAAAGAAAAGAATGAGGgtaacaataataacaacaacaattataaCAATAACTCTAAAGATTTTATTGGAAGTAGTGAGTTGTTGGGGTTCAACATGATTAGTTGTGGAGTCCGTGGGTGGTGA